A genome region from Candidatus Manganitrophus noduliformans includes the following:
- a CDS encoding pectin acetylesterase-family hydrolase: protein MRISVLFILIVLSVLSGCGSGGDSSEDISPQEPPIVQEIRATGIDQFLGQTESRREQQAEWEVLFFNPAEGRAICLFGSEYQISIRRGASSNVMFYLQGGGACWDALTCLDLRTARETAERSSAGGILDASRSDNPFRDWNVVFVSYCDGSVFSGDNVVQYRDVTAYHHGLANLGAAMTAMQRTFPDPEKMLVAGSSAGGYGTLYAMMMAKLVFPDRSNWVLSDSGPGIQNVNDTVARVQREQNWAFPRFFPAGCTRCPEQPAYLFEWALSRDPNLRVGMFSSLRDLVLQAFLFLNGPEFEALLRQVTDDMVSRVGDRLHRFFIPGVLHTILLDPSFYDLRLNGISMAEWTAAMVNNNDAAWPDLVAQ, encoded by the coding sequence CTCTCTGTTCTCTCCGGCTGCGGCTCCGGAGGCGATTCTTCAGAAGATATCTCGCCACAAGAGCCGCCCATTGTCCAAGAGATCCGGGCGACCGGTATCGATCAATTTCTGGGCCAAACGGAATCGAGAAGAGAACAACAAGCGGAGTGGGAGGTCCTTTTTTTCAATCCGGCGGAGGGGCGGGCCATTTGCCTTTTCGGATCTGAATATCAGATCAGCATCCGCCGCGGCGCTTCCAGCAACGTCATGTTCTATCTCCAGGGCGGAGGAGCCTGCTGGGACGCATTGACCTGCCTCGACTTAAGGACGGCACGAGAGACGGCGGAGCGGTCGTCCGCGGGTGGGATTCTGGACGCGTCGCGGTCCGACAATCCATTTAGAGATTGGAATGTTGTGTTTGTCTCCTATTGCGACGGGTCGGTCTTCAGCGGCGACAACGTGGTCCAATACCGGGATGTCACGGCCTATCATCACGGTCTCGCGAACCTCGGCGCGGCCATGACCGCCATGCAACGGACGTTTCCCGACCCGGAGAAGATGTTGGTGGCCGGCTCCAGCGCAGGGGGGTACGGGACCCTCTATGCCATGATGATGGCGAAGCTGGTCTTTCCGGACCGGAGCAACTGGGTGTTGAGCGACTCCGGCCCCGGAATCCAGAATGTAAACGACACCGTCGCGAGAGTGCAGCGCGAGCAAAACTGGGCTTTTCCCCGTTTCTTCCCGGCCGGCTGCACCCGCTGCCCGGAGCAACCGGCTTATCTCTTCGAATGGGCCCTCAGCCGCGATCCGAATCTGCGGGTTGGAATGTTCTCTTCGCTTCGCGATCTGGTGCTTCAAGCCTTTCTCTTTCTGAACGGGCCGGAATTCGAAGCGCTGCTTCGGCAAGTCACCGATGACATGGTCAGCCGTGTTGGAGATCGGCTGCACCGCTTTTTCATCCCAGGGGTCCTGCATACAATTCTGCTCGACCCCTCTTTCTATGACTTGCGGCTAAACGGCATTTCGATGGCCGAATGGACGGCGGCGATGGTCAACAACAACGACGCCGCTTGGCCTGATCTTGTCGCGCAGTAG
- the rhaD gene encoding bifunctional rhamnulose-1-phosphate aldolase/short-chain dehydrogenase, producing MESLWSDRDAKGLAGVDLVVYTSRIIGANPNLVLWGGGNSSIKVNGKDHTGAPVRILWIKGSGSDMRTIAVKNFTPLRLDDLLPLMKREAMTDEEMVAYQMKSVLEPGAPKPSIETLLHAFLPSPHIYHTHADAICALTDTPDSPKVVEEVYGKEVAVVDYIRPGFLLSKWVGEAYQKNPNLKAIILDKHGLITWGETAKEAYDLTISMVTQAERYAAKKGRGKLALGGMKVPALSHAERHAVAAEVAPTLRGEVSRMAQVKGRPPEKRMVLQYEDAPAVLKFAGSEEARRLTQIGPFTPDHLMHTKPWPLFVDTKRPGDPEKLREKIRKGCEAYREKYISYFEKYKTPGVTMLDPNPRVVLIPGIGMFTTGKDRRATRIPRDLYLHTMSVIEAAAGIEAYRSITTREICDFEYWPMENFKLTLLPPEKEFSRRIVLVTGAAGGIGRAIASAFVEAGAMVVLSDIDLKKTQMLVDEINGKAGEVNATAVAMDVTDPKSVRRGFEQAILAYGGLDIFISNAGVAKTASVDTLSLADWEMSLAVNATGHFLTSQSALRIMKEQGIGGSVVVVATKNVLAPGKDFGAYSASKAAQTQLARIMAIENAGAGIRVNMVNPDGVFENSGLWSPAIREERARAHGIPVEQVEDFYAKRNLLQTKITARDVAESVLFLASDRAAKTTGAMIPVDGGVREAFPR from the coding sequence ATGGAAAGTCTCTGGTCGGATCGGGATGCGAAGGGGTTGGCGGGGGTCGATTTGGTCGTGTATACCTCCCGGATCATCGGGGCGAATCCCAACCTGGTGTTGTGGGGCGGGGGGAATTCGTCGATCAAGGTGAACGGAAAGGATCATACCGGCGCCCCGGTCCGGATTCTTTGGATCAAAGGGAGCGGGTCGGACATGCGGACGATCGCCGTGAAGAACTTTACCCCGCTCCGGCTCGACGATCTCCTTCCGTTGATGAAACGGGAGGCGATGACCGACGAGGAGATGGTCGCCTACCAGATGAAATCGGTCTTAGAGCCGGGCGCGCCGAAGCCGTCGATCGAAACCCTTCTCCATGCATTCCTCCCTTCTCCACACATTTATCATACCCACGCCGACGCGATCTGCGCCCTCACCGATACCCCGGACAGTCCGAAAGTGGTTGAAGAGGTCTATGGAAAGGAGGTGGCGGTCGTCGATTACATCCGGCCGGGGTTTCTCCTCTCGAAATGGGTCGGGGAAGCTTATCAGAAGAATCCCAATCTCAAAGCGATCATCCTTGACAAACATGGCCTGATCACCTGGGGCGAGACGGCGAAGGAAGCGTATGACCTCACAATCTCAATGGTCACCCAAGCCGAGCGGTATGCGGCGAAGAAAGGACGGGGAAAGCTTGCCTTGGGTGGAATGAAAGTGCCGGCGCTCTCGCATGCCGAGCGGCATGCGGTGGCGGCCGAAGTGGCGCCCACGCTGCGCGGCGAAGTCAGCCGAATGGCCCAGGTAAAGGGGCGGCCACCAGAAAAACGAATGGTGTTGCAGTATGAAGATGCGCCGGCGGTGTTGAAGTTCGCCGGCTCGGAAGAGGCAAGACGGTTGACGCAGATCGGCCCCTTCACGCCGGATCACCTGATGCACACCAAGCCGTGGCCGCTCTTCGTCGATACGAAAAGGCCGGGTGATCCGGAGAAACTTCGGGAGAAGATCCGGAAAGGGTGCGAGGCGTATCGGGAAAAGTACATCTCCTATTTTGAAAAATATAAGACGCCCGGCGTGACGATGCTCGATCCCAACCCGCGGGTCGTGCTGATCCCCGGCATCGGGATGTTTACTACCGGCAAAGATCGGCGGGCGACGCGGATCCCGCGCGATCTCTATCTTCACACAATGTCGGTGATCGAGGCGGCCGCTGGGATCGAGGCGTACCGTTCGATCACCACCCGCGAGATCTGCGACTTCGAATACTGGCCGATGGAGAACTTCAAGTTGACGCTCCTGCCGCCGGAGAAGGAGTTCTCTAGAAGGATCGTCCTCGTCACCGGCGCCGCCGGCGGGATCGGCCGCGCCATTGCTTCGGCGTTCGTCGAGGCGGGGGCGATGGTGGTTCTCTCCGACATCGATTTGAAGAAGACCCAAATGCTCGTCGATGAAATCAACGGGAAAGCAGGCGAGGTCAACGCGACGGCGGTGGCGATGGATGTGACCGACCCGAAGAGCGTCCGGCGTGGATTCGAGCAGGCGATCCTTGCCTACGGCGGGCTCGACATTTTCATCTCCAACGCGGGGGTGGCGAAGACCGCCTCGGTCGACACGCTGTCGCTTGCCGATTGGGAAATGTCGCTCGCGGTCAATGCGACCGGCCATTTTCTCACCTCTCAGTCGGCACTCCGGATCATGAAGGAGCAGGGGATCGGCGGGTCGGTCGTCGTGGTCGCGACGAAGAACGTCCTGGCCCCGGGGAAAGACTTCGGCGCCTACTCCGCGTCGAAGGCGGCGCAGACCCAGCTGGCCCGGATCATGGCGATCGAGAACGCCGGGGCCGGCATCCGGGTCAATATGGTCAATCCCGACGGTGTCTTCGAGAATTCCGGCCTCTGGTCGCCGGCGATCCGCGAAGAGCGGGCGCGCGCCCACGGCATTCCGGTGGAGCAGGTGGAAGATTTCTACGCTAAGCGGAATCTGCTCCAGACGAAGATCACCGCGCGCGACGTCGCCGAATCAGTCCTCTTCCTCGCCTCCGACCGCGCCGCCAAAACGACCGGCGCGATGATTCCGGTCGATGGGGGGGTGCGGGAGGCGTTCCCGAGGTAA
- a CDS encoding cupredoxin domain-containing protein, translating to MKSRRTVVTFSFSCSFLFILLFHALIHAETSTGVQGELTIDGATAEGAVVYLRDLNHPPAPVSPMPITIRQEMFKFKPKFSIVTVGSTVTFQNDDFEMHNIKSDSPGNRFDLGLQIPGRSRKVVLKKPGAVDLRCRIHSDMKGMVFVSPSSFFMPIELDGKFAFSGVPAGDYEIEVWHPERSAPDQKPKGLAVRIGAGVTTIDLDWKGNVLTRKNP from the coding sequence TTGAAATCGCGAAGGACCGTCGTTACTTTTTCCTTTTCTTGCTCCTTCCTTTTTATTCTTTTATTCCATGCTTTGATTCATGCCGAGACCTCCACTGGCGTCCAAGGAGAGCTAACGATTGATGGCGCCACCGCAGAAGGCGCCGTCGTCTACCTCCGTGATCTCAATCATCCTCCCGCCCCCGTTTCTCCGATGCCGATCACCATCCGCCAGGAAATGTTCAAATTCAAACCGAAGTTCAGCATCGTCACCGTCGGCTCGACGGTCACCTTCCAGAACGACGACTTCGAGATGCACAACATCAAGTCCGACTCTCCCGGAAACCGGTTCGATCTTGGGTTGCAGATTCCGGGGAGATCGAGGAAGGTCGTGCTCAAAAAACCGGGCGCGGTCGATCTTCGCTGCCGAATCCATTCCGACATGAAGGGGATGGTTTTCGTCTCCCCCTCCTCTTTTTTTATGCCGATCGAATTGGATGGGAAGTTCGCATTCTCCGGCGTGCCGGCGGGCGATTATGAAATCGAAGTCTGGCACCCGGAGCGGAGCGCTCCCGATCAAAAACCGAAGGGTCTTGCCGTCCGAATCGGCGCCGGGGTCACGACGATCGATCTCGACTGGAAAGGGAACGTCCTGACCCGAAAAAATCCCTGA
- a CDS encoding Nramp family divalent metal transporter — translation MSYGRKPIPPFPGWAAALGPGIVWMALAQGSGELIWWPYLIAKYGLTFLVLLIPACLLQYPMTVEIGRYTLLTGESIFHGFIRLHRGFGILLWILMSLSFLWFGAFASAGGTAMAALTHFPPGWSPRGQTLFWAYSTIAIFLVAILLSRMVYTLIEWSMKIVAITTVAGLLWACLQPEVLQTIPRFFAGLFGMTGPPPRPWDRNDNTKLLTAITFAGLGGFWILFYSYWLRDKGSAMAEHIGRITGLTGKPETITADGFLPEASAQSAAAWRQWERYLSTDVLIGILGNLATTMMTCLLAYALLFPKGLVPQDYELAVVQSRFFEVSWGAFGRTLFLIVAAAFLTDTWLVTADAVSRMQADIVTILFPAGKKFTGRQWYYFFLALLTVITSLTMLLDQPGPLILTSAAIGFSGTILFPGALYLLNYRFLAPQLPEWARPSKESAWRLILSFVIYFGLAMAYLWIG, via the coding sequence ATGTCGTACGGTCGAAAACCGATTCCCCCCTTTCCCGGCTGGGCCGCGGCGTTGGGCCCGGGGATCGTCTGGATGGCGCTGGCGCAGGGGAGCGGGGAGCTGATCTGGTGGCCCTACCTCATCGCCAAATACGGGTTGACCTTTCTCGTTCTCCTCATCCCGGCCTGCCTGCTTCAGTATCCGATGACGGTCGAGATCGGGCGGTATACCCTCCTCACCGGGGAGAGCATTTTTCATGGTTTCATCCGGCTCCACCGCGGGTTCGGGATCCTCCTCTGGATCTTGATGAGCCTCTCCTTCCTCTGGTTCGGCGCCTTCGCCTCGGCGGGGGGAACGGCGATGGCGGCGCTGACCCACTTTCCTCCCGGCTGGAGCCCGCGCGGCCAGACCCTTTTCTGGGCCTATTCGACCATTGCGATCTTTCTGGTTGCGATTCTGTTGAGCCGGATGGTCTACACCCTGATCGAGTGGTCGATGAAGATCGTGGCGATCACCACCGTGGCGGGGCTCCTCTGGGCCTGCCTTCAGCCCGAGGTGCTTCAGACGATCCCCCGCTTTTTTGCCGGACTCTTCGGCATGACCGGCCCGCCGCCGCGGCCCTGGGATCGAAACGACAACACCAAGCTCTTGACGGCGATCACCTTTGCCGGGCTCGGCGGCTTCTGGATTCTCTTCTATTCCTATTGGCTGCGCGACAAGGGAAGCGCGATGGCGGAGCATATCGGCCGGATCACCGGATTGACCGGAAAACCGGAGACGATCACCGCCGATGGATTTTTACCCGAAGCGTCGGCGCAATCGGCGGCCGCTTGGCGGCAATGGGAGCGGTATCTCTCTACCGATGTGTTGATCGGCATTCTCGGCAACCTCGCGACGACGATGATGACCTGTCTTTTGGCCTATGCCTTGCTCTTTCCGAAGGGACTGGTCCCTCAAGATTATGAACTCGCGGTGGTGCAGAGCCGGTTCTTTGAGGTGAGCTGGGGGGCGTTTGGCCGGACACTTTTCTTAATAGTCGCCGCGGCGTTTCTCACCGACACCTGGCTCGTGACCGCCGACGCCGTCAGCCGGATGCAGGCCGATATCGTCACGATCCTCTTTCCCGCCGGCAAAAAGTTCACCGGCCGCCAGTGGTATTACTTCTTCCTGGCGCTTTTAACGGTGATCACCTCGTTGACCATGCTCCTCGATCAGCCGGGACCGCTGATTCTTACCAGCGCCGCGATCGGATTTTCCGGAACGATCCTCTTTCCCGGAGCGCTCTATTTATTGAATTATCGGTTTCTCGCTCCCCAGCTTCCGGAGTGGGCCCGCCCTTCAAAAGAGTCGGCATGGCGCCTGATCCTTTCCTTCGTGATCTACTTTGGACTGGCGATGGCATATCTCTGGATCGGCTGA
- a CDS encoding NAD-dependent epimerase/dehydratase family protein, translating into MRVFVTGGSGYIGNAVVAALCRAGHAVTALVHTPEKAGLVERFGAKAVEGDIKKPGPLVPLVAEVDAVVHAAAEMSGDMGKIDPQWVAAALDALSQSKGLRRFIYTSGIWVLGDTGGRVVDETASADKAAAIVAWRPPVEQTVLESGGRGITPCVIRPALVYGGAGGILAMLMASAEKEKAIRIVGEGRNHWPLVHRDDLADLYVRCVERAPAGQIFNAADGSRLTLRAVAEALSAAAGCYGNVNTTPLEEARKQMGPFADALALDQVVIGPLAERLLGWEPRHRSLVGEADALYRAFKTGG; encoded by the coding sequence ATGAGAGTCTTTGTCACGGGTGGATCGGGGTATATCGGAAATGCGGTGGTGGCGGCGCTCTGCCGCGCGGGACACGCGGTGACGGCGCTGGTTCACACGCCGGAGAAGGCGGGCCTGGTGGAGCGCTTCGGAGCGAAAGCGGTAGAGGGGGATATTAAAAAGCCGGGCCCTTTGGTCCCATTGGTCGCCGAGGTCGATGCCGTTGTTCACGCGGCGGCGGAAATGTCCGGAGACATGGGGAAGATCGACCCGCAGTGGGTCGCGGCCGCGCTCGACGCCCTCTCGCAATCGAAGGGACTGCGCCGGTTCATCTATACCAGCGGGATCTGGGTCTTGGGCGACACCGGCGGCCGGGTCGTCGATGAAACCGCCTCGGCCGACAAGGCCGCCGCGATCGTCGCTTGGCGCCCGCCGGTGGAGCAGACGGTCCTGGAATCGGGCGGCCGGGGGATTACTCCTTGCGTGATTCGACCCGCCCTTGTTTACGGCGGCGCCGGCGGGATCCTGGCAATGCTGATGGCGTCGGCTGAAAAGGAGAAAGCGATCCGGATCGTCGGAGAGGGCCGAAACCATTGGCCGCTCGTTCATCGGGACGATTTGGCTGACCTCTACGTCCGTTGCGTGGAGCGGGCGCCGGCGGGACAAATTTTCAACGCGGCGGACGGCTCCCGATTGACGCTGCGCGCCGTCGCCGAGGCGCTCAGCGCGGCGGCCGGCTGCTACGGCAACGTCAACACCACCCCTCTGGAAGAAGCCAGAAAGCAGATGGGACCTTTTGCGGACGCGCTGGCGTTGGATCAGGTGGTCATCGGACCTTTGGCCGAGCGTCTGCTCGGATGGGAGCCGCGCCACCGCTCGCTCGTCGGCGAGGCCGACGCGCTGTATCGGGCGTTCAAGACGGGAGGGTAG
- a CDS encoding TIGR02710 family CRISPR-associated CARF protein: protein MSQSSVKALLVSVGGDLASTIFAINRLRPEALCFFVAEAEQGEIDREIIPQIEQPPRQWDQIVTPDSEDLLQCCRVLLREIPGLLSRWGVEPSQLTIDTSGGTKTMAAALALCAVDAASSFHAVVSKAQAKGGTETAVRGEARVLYQGNPWDELAANGRRDAAAVFNQARYREAADLFRKIEKRVSGGSKPLYKSLADFSEGYAFWDAFDYREGWNRLQSAKKGLEMSALFGGPPGLKDVVAKLKENLSFLEKLVMGTKEIKPELFLDLLANAQRRAHTEKKYEEATVRLLRALEVLAQARLAERGFQFDRIDPDPLPASLKTDFIQKYTSPLDGRIKPDLLGDYRLLKEIGDPLGIAFDQQWSTFKIPLEARERSILGHGFTPMPPDRYQHLWELALKISGTLPEKMLHFPKMEF from the coding sequence ATGTCGCAGTCATCGGTGAAGGCGCTGCTGGTTTCAGTGGGGGGAGATCTCGCCTCGACAATCTTCGCCATCAACCGGCTTCGCCCCGAGGCCCTCTGCTTCTTCGTCGCAGAAGCGGAGCAAGGGGAGATCGACCGGGAAATCATCCCGCAGATTGAACAGCCTCCCCGGCAATGGGACCAGATCGTGACCCCCGATTCGGAAGATCTTTTGCAATGTTGCCGCGTCTTGCTCCGGGAAATTCCGGGACTCCTTTCCCGTTGGGGGGTGGAGCCTTCCCAGTTGACGATCGACACCTCCGGCGGGACCAAGACGATGGCCGCGGCCTTGGCCCTTTGCGCGGTGGATGCCGCCTCCTCCTTTCACGCGGTTGTTTCCAAAGCGCAGGCGAAGGGGGGAACCGAGACGGCCGTTCGTGGGGAAGCGCGGGTCCTCTACCAGGGAAACCCGTGGGACGAATTGGCTGCAAATGGGCGTCGCGACGCGGCGGCGGTATTCAATCAGGCCCGCTATCGCGAGGCGGCCGATCTTTTTCGGAAGATCGAGAAGCGGGTGAGCGGCGGATCCAAGCCGCTCTATAAAAGCTTGGCCGATTTTTCGGAGGGATATGCCTTCTGGGACGCCTTCGATTATCGGGAGGGGTGGAACCGGCTTCAGTCGGCGAAGAAGGGGCTCGAGATGTCGGCCCTCTTCGGCGGGCCGCCCGGTCTGAAAGATGTCGTCGCGAAATTAAAGGAGAACCTCTCCTTCCTGGAAAAACTGGTGATGGGAACCAAGGAGATCAAGCCGGAGCTCTTTCTCGATCTTCTCGCCAATGCCCAACGCCGCGCCCACACCGAGAAGAAATATGAGGAGGCCACCGTCCGCCTTCTGCGCGCTCTGGAGGTTTTGGCGCAGGCGCGGTTAGCGGAGAGAGGATTTCAATTCGACCGGATCGATCCTGATCCGCTTCCTGCTTCCTTGAAGACCGATTTCATTCAAAAGTATACGAGCCCGCTCGATGGGCGGATCAAGCCGGACCTGCTCGGGGATTACCGGCTACTGAAGGAGATCGGTGATCCGCTCGGAATCGCCTTCGATCAACAGTGGAGTACATTCAAAATCCCGCTGGAGGCAAGAGAGCGGTCGATTTTAGGGCACGGCTTCACGCCGATGCCGCCCGATCGTTATCAGCACCTCTGGGAGCTGGCCCTGAAGATTTCGGGGACGCTCCCGGAAAAGATGTTGCACTTTCCAAAGATGGAATTTTAA
- a CDS encoding type IV pilin protein: MVGRIKGQRGFTLIELMIVVAIIGILAAIAIPNFLNYQAKAQQAEVRTGLAAIFTGMMVHYGAVDTGYTSASIAGIDFTASGSPRYSYTLSNLAATTFLATGQGISGRVIGDVWTIDQTKTITDVDPTSFSS; this comes from the coding sequence ATGGTCGGGCGAATCAAAGGCCAAAGAGGGTTCACATTGATTGAGTTAATGATCGTGGTCGCCATTATCGGCATCTTGGCGGCGATTGCCATCCCTAATTTTCTAAATTATCAAGCCAAAGCACAGCAGGCCGAGGTCCGGACCGGTTTGGCCGCCATCTTTACGGGGATGATGGTCCACTACGGCGCGGTCGATACCGGTTATACAAGCGCATCGATTGCCGGCATCGATTTCACGGCATCAGGATCCCCACGGTATTCGTATACCCTCTCTAACCTTGCGGCAACGACGTTCTTAGCAACCGGACAGGGAATTTCCGGCCGCGTGATCGGAGATGTCTGGACAATCGATCAAACCAAAACGATCACAGATGTCGACCCAACCTCATTTTCATCTTAG